In a genomic window of Zingiber officinale cultivar Zhangliang chromosome 9B, Zo_v1.1, whole genome shotgun sequence:
- the LOC122025564 gene encoding probable serine/threonine-protein kinase kinX isoform X2, giving the protein MEPFSKRKRRPIRQPSWDLAGEDHGGDTNGSIDRGGVKDPEVIAIFDTDEEEEVEGQGKGRQVSVPLSQKVSDGDLEVEEVSERDAQPMDDSKFQLNDTCTTDVSSSSVEVMDEDNFETIIMTDVEEDDEEDKEHKEWNEDDEKISKTCHPVAYSCPASRTRSSIGNQPRVSYCRYFETLDSNEDDDEEEEGLLKDVSSSSSKKKMISKTNIPWEDQPLPPLNQKNKFSEEEGSEQDEPLSSSKKKMLSKTDHPLDDEEPLSSLNKKNKISIPPNDEPSSSLNKKKFSEPQKDEPSSSSNSAKSGKRKRDIKPTNCSISKLLVNMICNKTKDIPPESPKNELCNEEPDIFSWDTEPKVADKSDHEKFIDELWADFDFFMCSMNISFYNADKAPENTLDQNPS; this is encoded by the exons ATGGAACCTTTCTCGAAGCGGAAGCGGAGGCCGATTCGCCAACCCTCGTGGGACCTCGCTGGAGAAGATCACGGAGGAGACACCAACGGGTCCATTGACCGCGGCGGAGTTAAAGACCCGGAGGTGATTGCCATCTTTGATACCGATGAAGAGGAGGAGGTAGAGGGTCAAGGAAAAGGACGACAGGTATCGGTTCCACTCTCACAG AAAGTCTCTGATGGGGATTTGGAAGTTGAAGAGGTTTCAGAACGAGATGCTCAGCCAATGGACGATTCCAAGTTTCAGTTGAATGATACATGCACAACAGACGTTTCCAGTTCTAGCGTGGAAGTGATGGATGAAGATAACTTTGAGACGATAATCATGACAGATGTGGAGGAAGATGATGAAGAGGATAAGGAACACAAGGAATGGAATGAAGATGATGAGAAAATTTCCAAAACTTGTCATCCAGTGGCATATTCTTGTCCTGCGAGTAGGACTAGATCATCAATTGGAAATCAGCCAAGAGTTTCATACTGTAGATACTTTGAAACGCTCGACTCTAACGAGGATGATGATGAAGAAGAGGAGGGATTACTGAAAGATGTATCATCTTCTTCATCAAAGAAGAAAATGATCTCAAAAACTAACATTCCTTGGGAAGATCAACCATTGCCTCCATTAAACCAGAAAAACAAGTTCTCAGAAGAGGAGGGATCAGAGCAAGATGAACCATTGTCTTCGTCAAAGAAGAAAATGTTGTCAAAAACAGACCATCCTTTGGATGATGAAGAGCCATTGTCTTCAttaaacaagaagaacaagatcTCAATACCTCCCAACGATGAACCGTCATCTTCATTAAACAAGAAAAAGTTCTCAGAACCTCAGAAAGATGAACCATCATCCTCATCAAACAGTGCCAAATCTGGAAAAAGAAAGAGGGATATAAAACCCACAAACTGTTCAATTTCAAAGCTCCTTGTTAATATGATATGCAACAAGACAAAAGATATTCCTCCTGAGTCTCCCAAAAACGAGCTTTGCAATGAGGAGCCAGACATTTTCTCATGGGATACCGAACCAAAAGTAGCTGACAAGTCTGATCACGAGAAATTTATCGATGAGCTCTGGGCTGATTTTGATTTTTTCATGTGTTCCATGAACATTAGCTTCTACAACGCTGATAAG GCACCAGAAAACACATTAGATCAAAATCCATCTTAG
- the LOC122025564 gene encoding 46 kDa FK506-binding nuclear protein-like isoform X1 yields MEPFSKRKRRPIRQPSWDLAGEDHGGDTNGSIDRGGVKDPEVIAIFDTDEEEEVEGQGKGRQVSVPLSQVPIVEINSDKNDNEGNVKSKKVTVGSCSTQKVSDGDLEVEEVSERDAQPMDDSKFQLNDTCTTDVSSSSVEVMDEDNFETIIMTDVEEDDEEDKEHKEWNEDDEKISKTCHPVAYSCPASRTRSSIGNQPRVSYCRYFETLDSNEDDDEEEEGLLKDVSSSSSKKKMISKTNIPWEDQPLPPLNQKNKFSEEEGSEQDEPLSSSKKKMLSKTDHPLDDEEPLSSLNKKNKISIPPNDEPSSSLNKKKFSEPQKDEPSSSSNSAKSGKRKRDIKPTNCSISKLLVNMICNKTKDIPPESPKNELCNEEPDIFSWDTEPKVADKSDHEKFIDELWADFDFFMCSMNISFYNADKAPENTLDQNPS; encoded by the exons ATGGAACCTTTCTCGAAGCGGAAGCGGAGGCCGATTCGCCAACCCTCGTGGGACCTCGCTGGAGAAGATCACGGAGGAGACACCAACGGGTCCATTGACCGCGGCGGAGTTAAAGACCCGGAGGTGATTGCCATCTTTGATACCGATGAAGAGGAGGAGGTAGAGGGTCAAGGAAAAGGACGACAGGTATCGGTTCCACTCTCACAGGTACCCATTGTTGAAATCAATAGCGATAAAAATGACAATGAGGGCAATGTGAAGTCGAAAAAGGTCACAGTTGGTTCTTGCTCTACTCAGAAAGTCTCTGATGGGGATTTGGAAGTTGAAGAGGTTTCAGAACGAGATGCTCAGCCAATGGACGATTCCAAGTTTCAGTTGAATGATACATGCACAACAGACGTTTCCAGTTCTAGCGTGGAAGTGATGGATGAAGATAACTTTGAGACGATAATCATGACAGATGTGGAGGAAGATGATGAAGAGGATAAGGAACACAAGGAATGGAATGAAGATGATGAGAAAATTTCCAAAACTTGTCATCCAGTGGCATATTCTTGTCCTGCGAGTAGGACTAGATCATCAATTGGAAATCAGCCAAGAGTTTCATACTGTAGATACTTTGAAACGCTCGACTCTAACGAGGATGATGATGAAGAAGAGGAGGGATTACTGAAAGATGTATCATCTTCTTCATCAAAGAAGAAAATGATCTCAAAAACTAACATTCCTTGGGAAGATCAACCATTGCCTCCATTAAACCAGAAAAACAAGTTCTCAGAAGAGGAGGGATCAGAGCAAGATGAACCATTGTCTTCGTCAAAGAAGAAAATGTTGTCAAAAACAGACCATCCTTTGGATGATGAAGAGCCATTGTCTTCAttaaacaagaagaacaagatcTCAATACCTCCCAACGATGAACCGTCATCTTCATTAAACAAGAAAAAGTTCTCAGAACCTCAGAAAGATGAACCATCATCCTCATCAAACAGTGCCAAATCTGGAAAAAGAAAGAGGGATATAAAACCCACAAACTGTTCAATTTCAAAGCTCCTTGTTAATATGATATGCAACAAGACAAAAGATATTCCTCCTGAGTCTCCCAAAAACGAGCTTTGCAATGAGGAGCCAGACATTTTCTCATGGGATACCGAACCAAAAGTAGCTGACAAGTCTGATCACGAGAAATTTATCGATGAGCTCTGGGCTGATTTTGATTTTTTCATGTGTTCCATGAACATTAGCTTCTACAACGCTGATAAG GCACCAGAAAACACATTAGATCAAAATCCATCTTAG
- the LOC122024650 gene encoding beta-amylase 3, chloroplastic-like, translated as MALTLRSSTSFMSRLDAGIKGNRSAEEFPVASSVAPVSRAACGRLRAVAKAAARAAQPQRRCQDEEVAVALHGAAAHRREVGGGGRVGVAVYVMLGLDTVSREGRLQRPRALNASLMALRSAGVEGVMVDVWWGLVEKEGPRRYDWEAYAELVQMVQRHGLKLQMVMSFHQCGGNVGDCCSIPLPPWVLQEMDENPDIVYTDRSGRRNPEYISLGCDMMPVLRGRTPIQVYSDFMRSFKERFNDYLGEVIVEIQVGMGPCGELRYPSYPESNGTWRFPGIGEFQCYDKYMKASLRAAAVAAGHEEWGEDGPHDAGHYKQFPEETGFFRREGTWSTSYGEFFLDWYSEKLLEHGDRVLAAAEGVFRRSGAKLSGKVAGIHWHYCTRSHAAELTAGYYNTRQRDGYVPIARGLARRGAVLNFTCMEMRDEQQPGQAGCSPEMLVRQVRQAVAAAGAELAGENALERYDENAYAQVVVTAAGSAEEGVGLSAFTYLRMNKRLFEGENWRHFVAFVKKMSEGGRKSELPRSDRSHSDLYVGFIKGGGRRSSKPEEATAAL; from the exons ATGGCTTTGACTCTACGTTCGTCGACCTCGTTCATGAGCCGGCTCGACGCGGGCATCAAGGGCAACCGGTCGGCGGAGGAGTTCCCGGTCGCCAGCTCTGTTGCGCCCGTCAGCAGGGCCGCTTGTGGCCGGCTGCGAGCGGTTGCTAAAGCGGCGGCGCGGGCGGCTCAGCCGCAGCGGCGGTGCCAGGATGAGGAGGTCGCGGTGGCGCTGCACGGGGCGGCGGCGCACCGGAGAGAGGTGGGAGGAGGAGGGCGAGTAGGAGTGGCGGTGTACGTGATGCTGGGGCTGGACACGGTGAGCAGAGAGGGGCGGCTGCAGCGGCCGCGGGCGCTGAACGCGAGCCTGATGGCGCTGCGGAGCGCCGGGGTGGAGGGGGTGATGGTGGACGTGTGGTGGGGGCTGGTGGAGAAGGAAGGCCCCCGGCGGTACGACTGGGAGGCCTACGCCGAGCTGGTGCAGATGGTGCAGCGCCACGGCCTGAAGCTTCAGATGGTCATGTCTTTCCACCAGTGCGGTGGCAACGTCGGTGACTGTTGCAG CATTCCGTTGCCTCCATGGGTGCTTCAGGAAATGGACGAAAACCCAGACATCGTCTACACTGACAGATCAGGAAGAAGGAACCCGGAGTACATCTCGTTAGGCTGCGACATGATGCCGGTCCTCAGAGGAAGAACTCCAATCCAAGTCTACTCTGATTTCATGAGGAGCTTCAAGGAAAGATTCAATGACTACCTCGGCGAAGTCATCGTT GAAATCCAAGTGGGAATGGGGCCTTGCGGGGAGCTCAGGTATCCGTCCTATCCCGAGAGCAATGGAACGTGGAGGTTTCCTGGAATTGGGGAATTCCAGTGCTACGACAAG TACATGAAGGCTTCTCTGCGAGCTGCGGCGGTTGCAGCAGGGCACGAGGAATGGGGCGAGGACGGGCCGCACGACGCCGGCCACTACAAGCAGTTCCCGGAGGAGACCGGCTTCTTCCGGCGAGAAGGGACGTGGAGCACGAGCTACGGCGAGTTTTTCCTCGACTGGTACTCGGAGAAGCTGCTGGAGCACGGCGACCGCGTGCTGGCGGCCGCGGAGGGCGTCTTCCGCCGCAGCGGCGCGAAGCTCTCCGGCAAGGTCGCGGGGATCCACTGGCACTACTGCACGCGCTCCCACGCGGCGGAGCTCACCGCCGGATACTACAACACGCGGCAGCGCGATGGCTACGTGCCGATCGCGCGGGGGCTGGCGCGGCGGGGCGCGGTGCTGAACTTCACGTGCATGGAGATGCGCGACGAGCAGCAGCCGGGGCAGGCCGGGTGCTCGCCGGAGATGCTGGTGCGGCAGGTGCGGCAGGCGGTGGCGGCGGCCGGGGCGGAGCTGGCGGGGGAGAACGCGCTGGAGAGGTACGACGAGAACGCCTACGCGCAGGTGGTGGTGACGGCCGCAGGCTCGGCGGAGGAGGGCGTCGGGCTCAGCGCGTTCACGTACTTGAGGATGAACAAGAGGCTGTTCGAGGGCGAGAACTGGCGCCACTTCGTCGCGTTCGTGAAGAAGATGTCGGAAGGCGGGAGGAAGAGTGAGCTTCCGAGGAGCGATCGCAGCCACTCCGATCTTTACGTCGGTTTCATCAAAGGCGGCGGTCGCCGGAGCTCCAAACCAGAAGAAGCTACTGCTGCATTATAA
- the LOC122025564 gene encoding DNA topoisomerase 1-like isoform X3: MEPFSKRKRRPIRQPSWDLAGEDHGGDTNGSIDRGGVKDPEVIAIFDTDEEEEVEGQGKGRQKVSDGDLEVEEVSERDAQPMDDSKFQLNDTCTTDVSSSSVEVMDEDNFETIIMTDVEEDDEEDKEHKEWNEDDEKISKTCHPVAYSCPASRTRSSIGNQPRVSYCRYFETLDSNEDDDEEEEGLLKDVSSSSSKKKMISKTNIPWEDQPLPPLNQKNKFSEEEGSEQDEPLSSSKKKMLSKTDHPLDDEEPLSSLNKKNKISIPPNDEPSSSLNKKKFSEPQKDEPSSSSNSAKSGKRKRDIKPTNCSISKLLVNMICNKTKDIPPESPKNELCNEEPDIFSWDTEPKVADKSDHEKFIDELWADFDFFMCSMNISFYNADKAPENTLDQNPS; encoded by the exons ATGGAACCTTTCTCGAAGCGGAAGCGGAGGCCGATTCGCCAACCCTCGTGGGACCTCGCTGGAGAAGATCACGGAGGAGACACCAACGGGTCCATTGACCGCGGCGGAGTTAAAGACCCGGAGGTGATTGCCATCTTTGATACCGATGAAGAGGAGGAGGTAGAGGGTCAAGGAAAAGGACGACAG AAAGTCTCTGATGGGGATTTGGAAGTTGAAGAGGTTTCAGAACGAGATGCTCAGCCAATGGACGATTCCAAGTTTCAGTTGAATGATACATGCACAACAGACGTTTCCAGTTCTAGCGTGGAAGTGATGGATGAAGATAACTTTGAGACGATAATCATGACAGATGTGGAGGAAGATGATGAAGAGGATAAGGAACACAAGGAATGGAATGAAGATGATGAGAAAATTTCCAAAACTTGTCATCCAGTGGCATATTCTTGTCCTGCGAGTAGGACTAGATCATCAATTGGAAATCAGCCAAGAGTTTCATACTGTAGATACTTTGAAACGCTCGACTCTAACGAGGATGATGATGAAGAAGAGGAGGGATTACTGAAAGATGTATCATCTTCTTCATCAAAGAAGAAAATGATCTCAAAAACTAACATTCCTTGGGAAGATCAACCATTGCCTCCATTAAACCAGAAAAACAAGTTCTCAGAAGAGGAGGGATCAGAGCAAGATGAACCATTGTCTTCGTCAAAGAAGAAAATGTTGTCAAAAACAGACCATCCTTTGGATGATGAAGAGCCATTGTCTTCAttaaacaagaagaacaagatcTCAATACCTCCCAACGATGAACCGTCATCTTCATTAAACAAGAAAAAGTTCTCAGAACCTCAGAAAGATGAACCATCATCCTCATCAAACAGTGCCAAATCTGGAAAAAGAAAGAGGGATATAAAACCCACAAACTGTTCAATTTCAAAGCTCCTTGTTAATATGATATGCAACAAGACAAAAGATATTCCTCCTGAGTCTCCCAAAAACGAGCTTTGCAATGAGGAGCCAGACATTTTCTCATGGGATACCGAACCAAAAGTAGCTGACAAGTCTGATCACGAGAAATTTATCGATGAGCTCTGGGCTGATTTTGATTTTTTCATGTGTTCCATGAACATTAGCTTCTACAACGCTGATAAG GCACCAGAAAACACATTAGATCAAAATCCATCTTAG